In Ascaphus truei isolate aAscTru1 chromosome 21, aAscTru1.hap1, whole genome shotgun sequence, one DNA window encodes the following:
- the LOC142472232 gene encoding lipocalin-like isoform X2, which yields MKGLLLSLGLVALFALCAVCAQSDIPVQPDFQDDKIVGKWYSIAMASNSNWFQSKKQYMKMCTTVITPTADGSLEVVSTYPKMDRCDQRTMTYIKTDQPGRFRSKNQRSGGDYDISVVETNYKEYVLMSMRKTKGTNVYTMVTLFGRDKELRTELLDKFRNFSLEQGLGEDNILILPQTECKNST from the exons ATGAAGGGACTTCTGCTTAGTTTGGGCTTGGTGGCCCTGTTTGCCTTGTGTGCCGTGTGTGCCCAGTCTGATATTCCCGTTCAACCAGACTTCCAGGATGATAAA ATTGTAGGGAAGTGGTACAGCATCGCTATGGCCTCCAACTCCAATTGGTTCCAGTCCAAGAAACAGTACATGAAAATGTGCACCACTGTCATCACACCCACTGCTGATGGGAGCTTGGAAGTCGTGTCCACTTATCCCAA GATGGACAGATGTGACCAGAGGACCATGACATACATCAAGACAGACCAGCCAGGCCGCTTCCGTTCTAAAAATCAAC GCTCGGGTGGTGATTATGACATCAGCGTGGTCGAGACCAACTACAAGGAGTATGTCTTGATGTCCATGCGCAAGACCAAGGGCACGAACGTCTACACCATGGTGACTCTGTTTG GCCGAGATAAGGAACTGAGGACAGAACTGCTAGACAAATTCCGTAATTTCTCTCTGGAGCAAGGGCTTGGCGAGGACAATATTCTCATTCTGCCTCAAACTG
- the LOC142472232 gene encoding lipocalin-like isoform X1: MKGLLLSLGLVALFALCAVCAQSDIPVQPDFQDDKIVGKWYSIAMASNSNWFQSKKQYMKMCTTVITPTADGSLEVVSTYPKMDRCDQRTMTYIKTDQPGRFRSKNQRSGGDYDISVVETNYKEYVLMSMRKTKGTNVYTMVTLFGRDKELRTELLDKFRNFSLEQGLGEDNILILPQTDQCMTEA; encoded by the exons ATGAAGGGACTTCTGCTTAGTTTGGGCTTGGTGGCCCTGTTTGCCTTGTGTGCCGTGTGTGCCCAGTCTGATATTCCCGTTCAACCAGACTTCCAGGATGATAAA ATTGTAGGGAAGTGGTACAGCATCGCTATGGCCTCCAACTCCAATTGGTTCCAGTCCAAGAAACAGTACATGAAAATGTGCACCACTGTCATCACACCCACTGCTGATGGGAGCTTGGAAGTCGTGTCCACTTATCCCAA GATGGACAGATGTGACCAGAGGACCATGACATACATCAAGACAGACCAGCCAGGCCGCTTCCGTTCTAAAAATCAAC GCTCGGGTGGTGATTATGACATCAGCGTGGTCGAGACCAACTACAAGGAGTATGTCTTGATGTCCATGCGCAAGACCAAGGGCACGAACGTCTACACCATGGTGACTCTGTTTG GCCGAGATAAGGAACTGAGGACAGAACTGCTAGACAAATTCCGTAATTTCTCTCTGGAGCAAGGGCTTGGCGAGGACAATATTCTCATTCTGCCTCAAACTG ATCAGTGCATGACGGAAGCCTAA